The nucleotide window attaaaatatttagtacttGTTGCTACAAATGTGcgaattatcattattattcaaAAACATACAATATGTTATATTTGAATTGTCAGCTCGAGAGAaagacagagagagagagacatATAGAGATTCAAAGCAAACTTAAAAAGTTTTTGggttttcttaagaaaaaaaaaataactcaaaaaggtaTGAAAGCCAAAACAGAAAagtcaaaagaaaaatgttgataCATGTCCTTATACCATGTATTCAATAGTCAAAATTTAAACGCAAAATTTGTAATGTCAGCAGCACACTTAGTGCCACATTATGGAAAAACTTAAGATATATAAAACTAGCAGCTGAGTTAGATTTAATGCGTACAATTTGGCCGTTTAATTTTAGGAGGCATTAGTGGCTGCTGCTGATGTTGACGTCGCCTGGCGATAGTAAATATTTGCCCCCCTAATAGGCAAAGGATGGGCCTCGGTATTGAATACCCATTCGTCCAAGGGTATCAGTGAATCGTCCGAgaataacaaatacaaatactaaaaaaatatattatatataatacGATTTCatagtatataaaatattagtaaTTATGTGGTTGCACTTACCTTCAGAGTTTCAGCCAAGAAGAAACTTTGTTGTACATCATCCTTTTGTGGTACCTCTTGGTACACATTCTTAATGCCCGAATAACCGTGTGGTGTGCGACAATGTTGCTCTAGGGCTTGTACAGCATCCCAGCCCCAATCACGATACTTTTGATCGTGTGTCAAACGCCAGAGCACAAAGTAACTTTCAACAGTTTCGGGTcttaaaatatagtatttttcaTTCGATTTCAAGGCACGAGCCTCGGCGGCTTCACTAAAGCTGTAATGAgaagcaaaataaatataaattagaatGTACTATTCTAATGAATAAAAAGACACTATTAAAGAATACTGTCTAAAAagaaattattgtaaagaatactgtcttaaaaagacaCTACTGTAAAGAAGACTGTCTTAGAAAGACTATTCTCAAGAAGTTTGTCTGAGAAAGGCATTACTCTCAAGAAGATTGTCTGAGAAAGACATTATTCTCAAGAAGATTGTCTgaaaaagacactattctaaaGAATACTGTCTTAGAATTGCACTTTTCTAAAGAATACTGTCTTAGAAAAACTCTATTCAAAATAATACTGTCTTAGAAAGATACTATTCTAAATAATAGTGTCATTCTAATAAACTATGCTAAAGAACAATAGCTTAGAATGACacaattctaaagaaaactgtcttagaaTGACActattctaaagaaaactgtcttacaaacaTTGGTTAAATCCCGACAATATATGTTTCAggtttaatataacagcgtgttatgctgagtttaactgacaagtaagaaactagctctaagtaAATTTTCGACGAcaaaaaaggcaacattttaaaaatgacaAGGCAGTAGCAGAGTCAAACTCTACTAGTTTCTAGTACAAATTCCAGTAAATATTACGGTAAATCTTTTCCATTCTAATGCGAATTGAAACGTGACAAACACCGATTAAGCACCGACGTTGAAGTCAAATGCAAATTATTTGGGAATATTAAACTGTATTGGGTACGAAGAATCTTTCTTCAAAATGgctgtcaaattatagaagaactcattaaaaacataattttttgtccaGATTCAGTCACAAAATTAAGAGGATTTTTACTTTATCTACAATAGATGAGATTGACATAAATTTACTTGTATACTCTGGCGCAAGGTTTCGAAAGAAGTAATTCTTAATTCaatcttcaaaataaaatcaatttttttatattttaaatattcaattacttttttagtaCCTCAAACGCATTGAATTCATTTCATTGATAATTCAATCTTTATATTCCTTACTAGAacttcgaatttccaaaaagtaccagacACCTCTTTTATTGATAAaaggtttatttgttttggagatatagagGTACAGGTTTAACcgtttattccaaaaattctttcttagtggatctacatgtTGTTAAAGGAACCAATTATCCGAATTTGAAGTTTTTAGCTGCAGCAGTTTTGTCTGGGCGATGATGAATGAAttagtcagtcagtcacgttactcatatatacatatatatgaatCATTCAATTTGCctttaattcataaaatttttaattcagaataaagacttttttaaattaagctcAATTCGAATTAAATAATTCGGAGCTCGGCTCTGCAGTCACTGAGTATTTGAATCTAAAGCTGAACTTCCGAAAGGTAGTAGACTGTGTTTAAGTTTATAAGATAATCCGACATATAATTCAATCAAAGTGATTcttaatttgttcatatttgttttagttGCAAGTAGAACCGAATTTtccaaaattagatttttttatactgaatattaaataattcaaaaaccaCTTTAATAATTCTTCAACTTACCGGAATGCTTCTGGTCCTAGACGTGTTGTTGATCGTATATAACTTTCATGGCAAGTATTCGTAATGCCCTTGCCAATGTTCATAAACTTTTCAGTGTGTTCATTTTGACGGGTATTGGCGCCCAAAGCAAAGAGACCACCTACAATATAACgtacattattaaaaaaagtaaatatttaattcctAAATGTTCAACCACTTACCTGAAAAACAGGCTAAATGATCCATTTTATGTTCCAAACGATCAAATTTCAAATCGGAAACATAAGTCAAACCATTGGGACTAGTGCGTACCATTTTATCAATAATCGCAACCATGGCTTCATCGAACATTTGTCGGGCCTCATCATCGGTTTGGCCAGATTGAAGCCAGGCTTTAAGCAAATACTCATAGAAACTATCACCCAAAGCACCCAAGGACATGTGTACTGAAATATACAATATCCTTGTTAAAAAGGAaatgatgaaatttattttgtttaaatacttacatTGACCCCATTTACCAGTTTTAGGATTCAAGAAATTTGGATATAAACCTTTGGGTTTCTCTATCTCCTTCAATATCTGTCTAATGGTTTGTACTCGCTCCTTATACAGTGGATTACCAGTTATATCACTTAAATAACTAAATTCTAAATGTAGCGTACCAAATTCAGAGAGTATTGAACTAGCACCGGAAGCCCAGCCataatttttactcaaaccagTTTTAGGATTTACCAAACCATATGGTATACCAGTTGGTGTCTGGAAGGCAGGTAATAGTTTATCGGCTACATGTTGGGCTCGCTCTTTATAAAGATTATCGCCCGTAAAGGCATACATTGTTAGGAGACCACCAATGAAACGTATATTGGTTTCGAACACCGACAAATCGGCACTCACATTGTCCAACGTGAATTTACGCTCAATCCAATCTCTGCCCTCTTTGTACTCTTTCTCCAAACCCATTAGATAGAGGGTGTCCAGGCCATCAATGATGGTAGCACCCAAGTCCATGGAACCAAATATACTACTGCTATGGGCACGCTGTGACAGCGGTCTCAGTTCGTTTTTACCCCAGGCATAAAGTTTGTAGTTTTGCCAGGCATGTTGCATCATCTGAAACGAAAGCGAGAGAAAAAGGATTTAAATTAGAATATGATTATAAGATTCTGGGTTTTCGCTTATATCTGGTAAACTGTATCAGTtagattttcaatagcaaaaatCTCCCTATATATTAATGTACTCCCACTTATCATTCAAGTTAATAAGTCCTTCCCGGGAACTTACCCATATTGTCCTACAGAGTTCTCATGATAGCGAAACCCCTTAAATTGTTGCAGTTTACATAAATTTACTtcccttttaaattttaagcctTTTTCTCTTGTAATTCACAcatttattactttttctttttttttgtttacacatTAATTACATTTCAATTCCTCACACATGTTTTAACCATTAAATtgctaaataatttatataaattatttacacattATTTTCTTGATTCCCGCCaagaataaacaatttattggaACTTGGTGCGTTTAAGCTGCTCAACTTTTACATTAATGTATaatttgtatgcgtgtgtttcagtttttttttgttttttatttcttgagaattaataaaaattaattgcctTTAAATGGCAAGAATCTCAGACTATCCATGCACTCCATTGTAACAATTCGTACAAACAAACACCCTTGACATTTTCTAGGGagagcaacagcagcagccgTAGAGAAGTAGATTAAGATAAAGTGTCCTCTGACAGATGATGGCAAATTGTTGTGCGTTATTTTTTGGTTattgtcgttgttgtttttgctgtgaAGTTTCTACAATCCATTACGTTATTTTAATTACGCAGTCACGTAAATAAATACGCATTAAAATACGAATAAACGAAAAAGAATATGCGGCATTGTTCCAGCAACAGACATGAATAGACTACTGACAATGGAAGTTACAATGAATGTTGTTATACGAGGGTTGTCAGAAAGGCTggcatgaaattaaattttaaaccgtTACATATTACTATATCAATTACGTTCACACGACAATTGGATCTTCATTCCCGAACGATTGTCTCAGCGACAGAAGTCGGAAGTTTTATTTCCTCAGGGAAGAAATTAACCGCTTGCTCATCCACCCTTCGAACTGTGTATGGATTTCATACCACATACTCTTTAAATGATGCAATAACACTAAAACGTCGAAGGAATGTGCGTAATGAAGAGAATATCGCCGCTGTAAACGAAAGTGTGCAAGAAGATTCAAATTTATAGATTCGTTGTCGGTCGCAGGAATTAGGTATCTGTTCGTTCAGTAAGTGGAAAATTTTGCGAAAAGATATTGGCCTATACCAGTATAATATCCAGCTGGTACATGCGTCCTTCTTTCGCTGATTGTGCTCTAGAACTTTTGGAAAGTTACCCgatgttttatcgcaaaattgtggCTTATTTTTGGCTAACGGATAAACAAACTTCATTACATCACCCCCAGTAAGGATAATAGGCTGATGGATCCAAGGGGCCGGGGTTTATAAGGTCTACAAGGATATTAAACGATTATAAAGACTCTGTAACGAGTGCAGtgtcttccaggcagagatcttcGCGATCTGTAAAGCGACAGATTTGATCTGAGGGGTCTGTAGTGACAATGTggacagtcaggcggcacttaGTGCATTCTAGCTTAGTGGAAGACTGCAGAAGAGCTCTCGAAGAGTTATTGGTACACAACTCAACCagattgtgttgggtaccaGGGCACTCCAACATACAGGGAAATGAGGTGGCAGATGAACTGGCCAGACATGAGTCTGATTTAGACCATGGTAGTGAATTGGGGGTAAGACCTCCGACATGTCACTATTACAGGCTAATGTTTGAAAGATTCCATGACCCCTCCAACCAATCCTGGAATAGTAGGACGGATTGTCAAGTGTCCAAGGCCTTTTGGCCAAAACCGGATGCAAATGCAACCAAAACACTAATTGCATTGAATAAGGTGCAGTCCCTGAATTCTAGTTggagtgataaccggtcacAGCGCAATTGGGGCCTTCATAGGTAAATGGGTCAATTGCACACAGGATTTTTGTAGGGTGTGTGGGTTTGTAGAGGAGTTGGAGACAGTACATTATGTGCAACTGCCCGAGTCTACAGAGCCATAGATTTAAATGGCTAGTTAACGTCTTTAAATAGAGTAACATACTAGGTTCACATTGTatcttatttcttcaaaaattaagccGGAGCTGGCGTTACagtcaatggagatcgttacaGCACTATTATCAATGATTTCTGAtgtgaaaatatggatgacttTGATCCGGGCGAGATGTGAATTCAACTGGATAGCGCTATGTGCCATAAAATCGCaaaatcgatttattgaaatcaaaatttggcgataacttgatttcgagaaatggatcTGTCAATTGACCTAcaaggtcgtgcgatttgacatCTCTCGATTATTTCCTCTGGAGCCATGTGAAATCACTGGTTAATGCTGATAAACAAGCAACAATTGACACCATGGAGGACAACATTGTTGGTGTTATCAATGCGCCACCAATGCTCGAAAAAGTGGACCAAAATTGTACTTCAAGACATCCGCGGTGGCCATATGtccaaaatcattttcaaatgctaatttcatatattattctttcaaataaaaaaagtttttgtttaaaatttactttttttcaagttctaTCTTAAAAAAAGACCCTGTACtattattttccaaacaaaattagttattttaattttacagcATGATTCATCTCGTTTTTAATTGCCACACAACACCCACTTTACGGTTTGGACtcgattaaatttgtttttcatcttctttctcttttaaaattccataatcaTACCATTTATAAAAGTTTCGGTCAAAATTAGGCTGATTTTTGTCCTAATCCGAAACCAAATTACGCCTCAAAGAACCATTTCTAAGGGTTTCTTCCAACAATTCTTTAGCATATTAACACTTTTGGAAAAAACACTATTTTTCAACTCTTCAAAATGGGATTGTGAGACGTCTTAGAAACCCTTGTAACATCGCTTTAATTGGAGCCATATACCTATTCACTATGTAACACCCTCCTCTCATTTATATtactaaattcatatttaaaaagcATAAAAGTTCATCTctcaaaaaatttcctaaagcCATCATTTAGTAACTAACGTAACTGTCATGTCAGAGACCCTCCGGAATTttcctataaataaaaaaaccccTTAAAACACTAATGAGGGATATGCGTGTGGCACTTCATTGAACATCATTCAATCTTCATTGATGTGCAAATGTTAACACATTAAAGagctttaaaaaataactgaccTACATTTAAATTTCACTTAAACCGTCAATACAACCCTCGCAGCAAATATATCATTGTGTTCAGCcaaccattcattcattcaatctaCAGATacataaatgtataaaatacatACCATATCCGTAGGTTCATTCAAATGTGTGTAAACAATACAAATGCGAAAAATTCGAaagaaaagacaaaaaaaataattgaaaacatgCAAAAAAAGGCGCCTAAAAGTCAAACATATGTGGCCTTTTTTTCAATAATGTTCATTCGTAATGGCAAATTTAATCGCTGTACGATCTGTAAAGTATTCTGACACAATACTAtccattcatacatatgtatgtatattaatgatgatgatgttgttgattaTTAAGAAgatgatgatttttttaagatgcTAATTGATTTCAAACaaacatttatgtataaatattttgtacgagtaaagaatcaaaatgtttaatgaGAAATTGAAGATCTgagatttgaaataaaaacatttctaGAGCAAAGAAATATAAGCAAACAAAGAGGAAGATTTTTAAATCGTTtataagaaaacaagtaagagagctatattcggctgtgacgaatcttatataccctttaccaaatcatacttcaaaatacaaattttaaatatttttaggtaaacaaaaaattttttttccagttgttgttttcattttttgtaaaaaaaaattttcgaattgttattttaaatttttttttttatgtttaaaaacattttttggttttttaaattttttttttggtgaaaaaaaaatcggtttaaaaaaaaaaattccgattttaacccattgtaggtccaacttactatggtcttatatacgtcgttgcaaaagtctttgaaatatctatcattagatatccatattgtctatattaatgacttagtaatccagatataggtcaaaaatagataaaaattcgaggttttcctggttttttcctcatatctcagccatttgtggaccgattttgctgattttaaataggaaacttctcgaaagcatgtctgacagaattattgaagatttggaacattttcattgtttgatGGACTGAGTGTCGTTATAAAGAACTGTTGAAACCACTGATCGTCcaagttaatattttaaatttcagattaTAAGAGGTCTGCAATCATTTGACGAAAATAGTGTTTCGACTGAATTTTCACATTGAGTTCCAATCCGGTATGAAACATGAGTATTGTCTACATACTCTTGGATATCTTAAGGCCACAATGTCGCGTGTAGAAACGACATAAtgattttgatatgaaaaaatGCTGAAACGACTGAAAATATTGGGTGTTTGACTTTAAAATGCGAGATTTACAATCATTTTGAAccaggtttttgtttttaataacctCAAATGCCGCAGAATCACATCGATTGCTCACCCAAGCTTATGGTGTATGTGttttgcggttcagaagtggtgattttgacacggaagacaaagatcgcccaggccagccaaaaaagtttgaagaccaaaaattggaggcattactcaatgaagattgttgttaaactcaacaatagcttgcaaaatcattgggatccactcaagcagcaatttcaaaacgttcgCTAGCAgcagccgagagaccttgagaCGATtctgcatgtccgaaataatgcttgaacgctatgaaagaaaatcattacttgcgatgaaaagtggatccattacgataagaAATCGagtaagaaatcgtatgtgaagcccgccCAACCTGCCGAaacgacaccaaagtcaaataatcatggcgctaaagtaatggtctgtatttggtgggtccAAAAAGGTcccatctattatgagctgctgaaatctggccagataatcacagggaacctgtaccgaaggcaaaatattcgtttgaagcgagcattggccgaaaaacgtccagaaatATATGAATTCATATATCACCCCGCTCAGTACCACTACTATACCTTGCTAGACTAGGACGAATCTCCTGGTTGCAGATTTAAAACCCCGGTTtccaaactaaaaaaattaatacaactaTAGTAGTTACATTGTTTACAAATACCAATTTTAAGCTTGTCCTTCCAAAACATTAGTTTTGACTTAattctaatttaatttataacaaagaagaaaaaaaaaagaaattcaattcCCTTTCATTATAAGACACCTATAAGTatgcttttaaatttatttttatttctgtttcatttatttatgcAATAAAGCCTTTAAAACcccttttattgtttttaatccCAAAAGTCTTTGGCTATTGCCATGAGAGAGTAGCAGCAGCAATGGTCACTTTTAACATTTcacattttaaacaattctatgtttgtttttcttctgtttttatTGCAATGCTCAATGACTTTAACCCATTTCttcgttttcattttatttgtttttctgcaGTGTGTATATCCAGCAAACACCatgaaaaaaacatacatatgaatTTACTCTACTCATATAGACGTTTATGAAGGTCAGTAGCATGCACCAGAAGAAGCAGCAGCAGCGACAGCAATTGTCGTAAATTGTCTATGTCTACCTAGTtgtttggctggctggctgttgtTGTTCTTCTTCTATGCATTTGACACTCATGACCATTGTCATTATCATGACTGTTGATGACATACAACTAACTATACGTTG belongs to Calliphora vicina chromosome 4, idCalVici1.1, whole genome shotgun sequence and includes:
- the alpha-Man-Ia gene encoding mannosyl-oligosaccharide alpha-1,2-mannosidase IA isoform X1, yielding MCTKKCFRMPTLVIFGVILTIVLVFITGITLTNSINISNIVKLREKVASDSAAANSVNAAQTRAALVEQQYSTLQQHHLSRSDLNYITANHPKNLQRFLQTSQTQQQAQQPSPQPPLPHLPPPPAAPVQPVVGSPANTNNNNKIIIEIGIRNFTAAAAAAAVAAHQQQQLQLQQQTNNRSLSSLQSASSLQSSSVSASSSSSATSSFDSNQTTVARNVVRAAGAATIVEQLVAPFDGAIIDGNIESISVPATSEIRQQLNETLKYLAENDKTVTSHESKNSLMLNRLPPLNTGSSTSTTTTTLKPLNSSSNATTASSTPSPFSSSASSLSNLTLTATTKSFLNNSLNSSTSSKAADAAVAAVSKETILFSTLSTAAPLPAVSTTISPALTAAAPANQLSIEDHNPGMIDFEKRNYVKEMMQHAWQNYKLYAWGKNELRPLSQRAHSSSIFGSMDLGATIIDGLDTLYLMGLEKEYKEGRDWIERKFTLDNVSADLSVFETNIRFIGGLLTMYAFTGDNLYKERAQHVADKLLPAFQTPTGIPYGLVNPKTGLSKNYGWASGASSILSEFGTLHLEFSYLSDITGNPLYKERVQTIRQILKEIEKPKGLYPNFLNPKTGKWGQLHMSLGALGDSFYEYLLKAWLQSGQTDDEARQMFDEAMVAIIDKMVRTSPNGLTYVSDLKFDRLEHKMDHLACFSGGLFALGANTRQNEHTEKFMNIGKGITNTCHESYIRSTTRLGPEAFRFSEAAEARALKSNEKYYILRPETVESYFVLWRLTHDQKYRDWGWDAVQALEQHCRTPHGYSGIKNVYQEVPQKDDVQQSFFLAETLKYLYLLFSDDSLIPLDEWVFNTEAHPLPIRGANIYYRQATSTSAAATNAS
- the alpha-Man-Ia gene encoding mannosyl-oligosaccharide alpha-1,2-mannosidase IA isoform X3, with amino-acid sequence MYRIGPIGRKSGFHSKEKCLIGLVLATLCLLCFGGIFLLPDNFGGERVLRVYKQFQKAGPEIFIPAPPLAAHAPKDLDPHFMNDRVKLQAKIKEELGEIMDKPQLQQDTMDSGADAGEQDSPQQFDETGMQQGAAPPLNNQAKNNDNNHSPDDVAALDNNNLPIGNVNLQMPLGGHADTDASVEDKRLKVKEMMQHAWQNYKLYAWGKNELRPLSQRAHSSSIFGSMDLGATIIDGLDTLYLMGLEKEYKEGRDWIERKFTLDNVSADLSVFETNIRFIGGLLTMYAFTGDNLYKERAQHVADKLLPAFQTPTGIPYGLVNPKTGLSKNYGWASGASSILSEFGTLHLEFSYLSDITGNPLYKERVQTIRQILKEIEKPKGLYPNFLNPKTGKWGQLHMSLGALGDSFYEYLLKAWLQSGQTDDEARQMFDEAMVAIIDKMVRTSPNGLTYVSDLKFDRLEHKMDHLACFSGGLFALGANTRQNEHTEKFMNIGKGITNTCHESYIRSTTRLGPEAFRFSEAAEARALKSNEKYYILRPETVESYFVLWRLTHDQKYRDWGWDAVQALEQHCRTPHGYSGIKNVYQEVPQKDDVQQSFFLAETLKYLYLLFSDDSLIPLDEWVFNTEAHPLPIRGANIYYRQATSTSAAATNAS
- the alpha-Man-Ia gene encoding mannosyl-oligosaccharide alpha-1,2-mannosidase IA isoform X2; this translates as MCPKNTKAPIFLIGGVCFVIILVAICGITLINNINLSNIIRLNEKVASDSMSPSNHHEASEDYDNADNNNHPNPDNRGGGTKEFNLHAANYEQNHPKNIYRFDKETGMMSNINSENKQQQQQSLTSSLAAATTSTLMTTTSVGLKADLRQPDIVNAENADSAVKSFWQTDKIITNERNIDTLQIQEINAISSAASSPANTNVSPSLTELKASTFTSTTPATKTTTTVIDNDLLNHVLDSTTPSSLSSSSSAAAASVSVSTPLSPSVLVISDKNTSMIDYEKRAQVVEMMQHAWQNYKLYAWGKNELRPLSQRAHSSSIFGSMDLGATIIDGLDTLYLMGLEKEYKEGRDWIERKFTLDNVSADLSVFETNIRFIGGLLTMYAFTGDNLYKERAQHVADKLLPAFQTPTGIPYGLVNPKTGLSKNYGWASGASSILSEFGTLHLEFSYLSDITGNPLYKERVQTIRQILKEIEKPKGLYPNFLNPKTGKWGQLHMSLGALGDSFYEYLLKAWLQSGQTDDEARQMFDEAMVAIIDKMVRTSPNGLTYVSDLKFDRLEHKMDHLACFSGGLFALGANTRQNEHTEKFMNIGKGITNTCHESYIRSTTRLGPEAFRFSEAAEARALKSNEKYYILRPETVESYFVLWRLTHDQKYRDWGWDAVQALEQHCRTPHGYSGIKNVYQEVPQKDDVQQSFFLAETLKYLYLLFSDDSLIPLDEWVFNTEAHPLPIRGANIYYRQATSTSAAATNAS